Below is a genomic region from Geoglobus acetivorans.
GCACGATACCGCAATCCACCTCTTCCCTCTCAACTGCCCTGAAAATTTCATCCACGCTGCTCTTGTAGATCAGCGGCAATCTCGAGCCCGTAAGCCTGAGCGCAGCCTCCTCAGAAAAGCTGCCCATTGGCCCAAGGACTGCAACTTTTCTGCTGATGCCCAGAACCCTGTATTCCCCCTCCTTGGTGAGTTCCATGATCTTTTCAAATATTTCTGACACCCGCACAGGATTGAGACCTGTCCTCTTCAGAATCTCCCTCATCTTGACATCTTCAACGCGAGATATCTCTATCGGTTCGTTCAGCTTTATTTTTTCCATGGCAACCTTTCTACCGGCGTTCACTCTTCTCTCAATCAGCTCTAAGATGAGCGAGTCCAGCGCCCTGATGTAACCCCTGAGTTCATCTATCCCCTGTGCATCCACCGTGGCCTTGTATGACTCAAGAATGAGGGTGGAGTCTCTGAAGTTTCTGAATGAGTCTCTCAGACTGTAAACCAGTTCTCTGAACCTATCCCTGTCGCTGAGAGTTTCATCAAGAATTTTCGCATTCTCAACAACAGCCTTCCTCAGCTCTTCAGCGTTTTTCTGGATCAGGTAATACATCTCCCAGTTCTGGTTGATGATCCTGCTGGCAAGCTTGTGAAGAACGAGAAACACGGGACTGGCAATTTCAAAATCGTCACGGAACCTGTTCTTCAGGGAGAGGGCGAAGAGGAACAGAACGAAATGAGCAACACCCTGTATTTCAGCCATCCTTCTGTCATGCTCCTCAACCGACATCTCAGTTATGACTGCTCCGGACTTCCTGAATTCGTCGAGAATGGTCTTTTCCTCGGGAACTCCGCTTTTCCTCACAACTATAATGTTTGACAGTCCCAAATCACTGCCGGGACCGAACATCGGATGGATGCTGAGATACCTCAGCCCGTATTTTTCGAGAATGTCTATCGTATTTTTCTTAACGCTTGATATATCCACCACAAGCTTTGGAGCGGAAATACTGACAATCGTCTTCACTGCCTCTTCAATCCTGTCCATCGGGACGCAGAGAAAAACGACATCAAAATTTCCAGTCTCCTCAACTGGCACGTCGGCCTTCGATTCATCAACATCATAGCTCCTGACGTAATATCCTCTCGCCTCAAAGAAATCTCTGAAAATCCTGCCCATCCCGCCATGACCAAATACAAGAATCCTCATAGCCCTTCAGATCATTTTCAGTATTTTTCTCGCCGTGTAAATGTCGTACTGTCCGGGAGCTACCGCATTGTATAGCGAGCAGTAAATGAGCGGAGAACCCATAAGCAGGGACAGAATTCTGGTAAACGAATACTTCCTGCCCATGAGAAACGCAACAACGTTGTCGTATTCTGTGAGAAGTTTCATTATTTTAATCACGTCCTCCTTACTCCGCCCCATGGTCGCTATCTTGATAATGTCCCCTCTCCTGCCCTCAACTATGTCCTTAAGGACATCATAATCTGGCGTTTCAGCAAAGTTGTGATACGACTCAATAATGTTATTTTTCTCGAACTTCAGAAAGACCTCGTCATCAAGCTCATGTTCAAGGTCCACGTAACTGGCATACCGGGAATATTTCCTGAGAAGCTCAAGCCTGTCCTCCTCCTCACCATCAAACTGACCCCCATCTTCTTTCCTTCTGATGGTGACTATGTTTTCCTTCTCGGTCTGAATTCTATCGTACTCCGGATAAGATGGAAACAGATCAAGTCTGAACTCAATGATGTCTGCAACCCTCAGTGCCTGTGAAGCTTCCGCAAAGTTTCTGACAGTCACAACAAACCTACCCTTCAATTATGCTCTCCTCCACCGCCATGCCAAAATGTCTGGCCTTCTCGCCCATGTACGCAAGCACCCTGTCTCCCACCTTCAGCTCCGCTACACTGACGTGTTTCCCTTCAGGGGTTACCAGCTTTATCGTTTCGGCGTTTTGCAGGATTACCGAGCCTGAAACGCCGTTAAACCTCGCCCTGAGAAGAATCATTGGTCTCTTTTCTATCTTGACCCTTCCAACAAAGCTTTTCCTCGTTTTTCCGTCAAACCTCACTATCTCGACTTCGTCCCCAGCCCTGAGCTCGGCCAGATACCTGGTTCTCGACCCAACCCTGATGTAGGCATTCACACTTCCGGCGTTGACCCGAAACGGTCTGGAGGCAACATACTCGCTTTCCTCACTTTCACTTGCGACGAGGAACATGAACTCCGCCGAGTTTCCCACAAGCATGCCTTCTCCGGGTGACATTAGTGTGATGGTGTCCACACAGACCCTGTCCCCCACTCCAAGCTTTTTTATTTCAAAAATCTCTGCCTCAACAAGACTGAGGTCTTCAGACCTTTCCACTATCCCGGCGAACTCCCTCATCAGCTCTCTGCTTTTCGGTCTTATGGCAAAACCATCCGCACCCCTCTCAAGAGTTGTGAGAACCACCTCGGCCTCATCAGGTGTCTCTACAACGGGAATTATCTTCCCCTTCCTCCTCATCGCTATCAGGTTCTCAAGGGGAATTATTTTCCAGTTTTCGAATTCAATGAAGACCCTTTTACCCGCCTCAAGCATCTCAGCAACCCGGTTTTGATCATCCGCATCTGAAATTGCTTCAATTGTGGACTCCTCAACCTCAATATTTCCGAGCTTTCTGGCAAACTCCATAAAATCCCGTCTCACAGCCACACCCGTAAATCCTGTTTCTATTGCGTCTATCACGTGATCCCTTACATCCTCCCAGCTATCGCCATTATCGATTAACCATACCTCTTTCATATATCACACCATGAACTATTTCAGAGATTTTCATCGCAAGATTTCTTGGATTTCTGCTTTGAAAAACATTTCTGCCTATTGCTACTCCTCCAGCACCGGCAGATATCGCCTCCTCAATCGTCTTCAGCAGGGATGCCTCATCGGTCTTGCTTCCACCGGCTATCACAACTGGGACCTTTGAGAACTTCAGCACATCCCTGAAGGATTCAGCATCACCGGTGTAGTTGGTTTTAACGATGTCCGCACCTATTTCATTTGCAACCCTCACAGCAAGCTTGATTTCATCGGCACCGAACTCGTTTATCCCCACACCTCTCGGGTAAGCCATCACAAGCAACGGCATTCCATAATCGTCGCATTTTTCGGAGATGAGTGAGGCTTCCCGTATCTGCTCTATATCCCTCTCACACCCGATGTTTACGTGAACGCTAACCGCATCTGCCCCAAGCTGTATGGCCTTTTCAACGCTCGTGATCACCCTCTTGTCTAAGGGGTCGGGGCTGAGATATGTGGATGCAGAGAGATGGATAATGAGAGCCGATTCAAGCTCTTCCACCATGCTGGAGTTTTTTGCCATACCCTTGTGAAGAATGAACGCATCTGCAATGCCATCAAGCATTGCGATAATTCTGTCCACATCCTCAAGCCCATTTTCCGGTTTAGTCATTCCGTGATCCATAGGTATTATTATGGCTCTACCGTTTTTCATTATCCTTTTCAACCTTCGTTTTTTTCCCTGCAATTTTATTCACCTCTTATATTCAAATTGCTTATATATACTGACGCACAGACCATGGCAGCAACCATACCAGAACACCTCCCAGAACCGATCAGTAGCTAAAGCTATACGAGAAAAAGCCAAAGAATCCAGATTCCCAGCCTCTGCAAAAGGACAGCGACATTTCAGAATAAGGTTAGCATATCAGTATTTAAAGATTGCGAACATTATGAAGGCACGAACCACAGAAACCCCTGGCATTAAAATTAAAATCAGCACAAAATTATATCCGCTATGCTCAAAAAAACACATCTGATCGCATCATTTACACCTGTGTTCATATTCACCGGAAACCTGGAATACGCACTCATTGCATCCACATTTGGAGTTATCAGCGATCTGGACCTGGTTATTGGAATAAAACACAGAACAGTGACGCACTCACTGATCTTTGCAATACTGGTTGCATTGCTTTCAGGCATCATCAACCCGGCATACGGAATTCTTGCCCTTTACGGAATCCTGAACCACATAATTCTGGACATGCTCACAAGATCAGGAGTCGAACTTTACTGGCCCCTTAAACGAAGGGTCAGGATATCCGGATTCTCCTACAACAGTGTCATTCCAAATTACACCATAATCCTCGCCTGCATACTGGCACTTTATTACTATTCGGCAGAAAAAATTGAAGTGATTTCAGGTCTCTCTATTTTCAAAGAAGCTCTCAAGTTCCCCAATATCAACATCAATCTGTTCTTCCGTCCTTAAATCTTTGATTCTGACTGTTCCCTTTTCAAACTCCTCTCCCGCAAAGACTGCATAATCTGCATTGATTGAATTTGCAAAGCTCAGTTGCTTTCTGACGTTCCGGCCCATGACATCCACAACAGCATCTATTCCCATGTTCCTCAAAAGCTCGGCAACCTTCTGACCTCTGACGAAGTCCCCAAAGCTCACAACCACAGCCACCGGTCTTTTCGGAATTTCAGCACTGCATACCTCTACCACCCTGTCAAATCCTATGGCAAACCCGGTTGACGGCACATCCTCGCCACCAAAAAGTCTTGCGAGTCTGTAAGACCCCCCGCCACATATCTGCTTCTGCGCTCCAAGACCTTCAGCATAAACCTCAAAGACTATCCCCGTGTAGTAGTCCAGACCCCTCGCTATCCCGAAATCCAGACTGAATTCAACTCCGAGTTCTGTGAGAATCTCAGAAACTTTTTCAACGTGAGAGTAGTCAAATTCCGGATAAACCTCTTTTGCCTCCTCTACGGTGCTGCATCCTGAAAGTCGAACCACAGTCTCGAACAGGTCTGCTGATTTTCCCCTTTCATCCAGCAAAACCTTCAGCCCATCAAAATCCTTTTTATCGATCAGCCTCATTGCACTGTCAGCGTTGTCAAGACCCTCAAGCACCTTTCTCAGCAACCCCACGTGTCCAACATGCAGCCTGAAATCTATGCCGAGACCTCTTAAAATCCTGTATGCCAGATAAATGACCTCAGCATCACTTTCAGGTTTATCGCTCCCTATCAGCTCAACTCCGAACTGCCAGAATTCCCTGTATCTCCCTCTCTGCGGCCTCTCATACCTGAAGCAGTTTCCAAAGTAGTAAAACCTGAGGGGTCTCGGCATAACCGAGCATTCGTTAACGAACATTCTCATAACTGGAGCGGTAAGCTCAGGCCTCAGAGCGAGATCCCTGCCTCCCTTGTCCCTGAAGGCATAAATTTCCTCTACGATACCCTCCCCGGATTTCAGGGTGAAAAGCTCTAAATGTTCAAAGGTCGGAGTCTGAATTTCCCTGTACCCAAAACTTTCGGCAACCTTTCGCATCAGGTTTTCAATATGTCTCCTCTTCTCCATCTCCTGAGGTAAAAAATCCCTCGTCCCCCTCGGCTTTTCGATTTTCATCAAATTCACCCTCCACAAGCCTCAGATACTCTCTCAGCATTCTCGGAAACATTTTCGCCTCAACAAACCTGAGACCCATTTTTTCGGCCCACTTCTTTATACCCTCGTCGCTTGAAACCACCGCAGCGTCAAGTTCCTTCGCAAGAAGGAGCACATCAAGGTCTGGCGAGGAATCGAGAACCCCGTGCCTCGTAACCTCCCTGAACTTGTCCCTGAATCTGGAGATGATGTCGCCAACCTCATCTCTCACCTCGTCTTTTCGCTCATACTTCAATCCAGCTGCAGAACTCTCCCAGATGTGCTCCTCAGCAACCCTCATGGCCTTGTTTATTTTCTGCCGTACGGTGGTGATGTACTCATGAAAGATTTCGGCAGGTATCTTGACCTCGAACCTGTTGGGGGTCTTTTTGATGAGCCAGGTGTCAAGCTTCACGAAGACCTCTTTTTCACAGCCATATCTCTTCATGAAGCTGACAAGCTCGGAATAAACGGACGGATACGGTACGTAGCAGCTTATCTCAAGCTTCAACCTCGCCTTTGCTATTAAATCGAGAATCGTATTTGCGGATACGCATATATTTTCAAAACCTTCCTTGGACCTCATCCCGGTATCCGTGATGGCTGTCGTGTCGAGAACAAAGCGCTGCTTCAACCTCTCCACCTCACGTGAATGAATATGTGGTCCCTGTGGTATGGCTCGAGGCTCGCATGCTTTAGTATCTCAAAACCATCCTCAAGTTTGCGGATTACTTCCCCGTAAATTTCCTTAGGCTCTTTTGTCGAGTCGATGCTCCTCGCCTTAACAAAAATCAGACCCTCAGCATTTTCTTCTGCAAAAAACTCGAAATTCTTTCTGAATATTTCGACCTGATTCCTCTGAGCTATGTCCTGGTAGATGAAGTCCACCTTCTCGACAATCCCGCTGTACATCTCTGGCTGGGAAGCATCTCCGAGAATTGAGATTATGTTCTTCCTCTCCATCGCAAGCTTCAGAAACTTCTGAAACGGCTTCGCAGAATACTCCACCGCATAGATTATCCCGGAATCAAGTATATCCGAAAGGTGGCTAACGGTAGTTCCGCTTGCAGCCCCGAGATACAGGAGCCTGATATTTTCTCCAAAATCAATGCTATAGCCTTTCATGTAAAGTGCGCCAAGCTTGCTCCGCTGGGGTATCCACTCCCGGTATTCGCCCACTTTCCTTTCCCCGTAGTGCGGGGGATATGCAGATTTTGTGAAAATCCTCTTTCTTCCTTCAATTTCCGCCATAAACACATTATGGGCAATCTCACTTCCTTGAAAGCTGCTCATACTTCTTTCTTACCTCCTCAGAAAGTTTTTCATCAAGTTCACCCTTAAAGTAATCCATCCTCGCAGCTATGGCAATTTTATTTGCAATGAATCTTGCCATCTTTCCTCTTTTCTTTTTCGGCAGGTTCCTTATGAACGGATGCTGGAATATCACGCCGTGCTTTGGCACCTTGGCTTTCTTCCCCTTCCTTATCCTTGAGAGAGCCTTGAAAAGGGACTTCTCAGCTCCTATAACCTGTATGGTGCTTGCTGGAAATTCCGCCAGCCTCTCGAGGCTACCTGCCTTCTCAAGAAGTCTTGCCCCAATTTTTTCTCCGACAATTTCGCTTACGTTTGGAGCAATCTTCCGCATAACATCTTCGATTTCCCTTTCTATCTCCATCCTGAATTTTTCAAGCTCCCTGATTCTCTGCTCGAAAACTTCCACAACCTCACTTTCCCTTATCTCTTTCAGATCCCTGAGCTTCTCTCTCAGGAGATTTATCGAATTGTTCAGCTCGTCCAGAGTCCTTACGAGGGCTATGACGTATCTATCTTCCCGCCTCAGCTCTTTCTCAACAAGGTCTCTGCACACCTCAATGGCAGTTTTTCTCAAAATTCCGTAATAATCATCTCCGAAGACTTCCCTGCCGACATCAGCAGGTGAGAATGGCAGAGGCTCAGGGTTGCGTGCTGTGATAAACGATTTCTTCAGATTTTCAGACTTTCTGAGTTTTCCATCTTCGTAAACTCCAAACCAGAGATTATATTTCAACTTCAGCCCCCCTGTTTCTCGCTTTTGTTTTTATAATTTCAACTCCTATTTCCTTTTCCTTGAAATAACTTTTCGCGGCGTCAATGCCATCTCTGTCCCCCACGAAATAAACCGTTGGTCCGGTTGACGACATTCCCGCAGCACCATAGTCTCTCAAAACCTCTATGAGGTCGAAGATAAGCGTTCCATACTGGCTGACCTCTGCCCTCTTGAATCCCAGGTACTGAATCGCGTGAATTGCGTTGGCGAATTCATCAAGGTCATGTTCAACCACGGCAGGAAGGAGTTTCATGAGAATTATGTGAGCAAGCTCCCTCACGTCCTGCAGGGAGACGGGCGTATTTTTTTCAAACAGATGCTTTTCCCGCATACCTGCAAAACCCTTTTCGTCAGGGATTATCAGATACACATCCCAGTCCGGAAAGTCGTGCCTCGCAATAACGGGTGCCGGCTTTGCCCTGCTGAATGACGACGGGAGAAAACTGTTTTTCTCCTTCATGGCGTGTCCGCCGTCCACGATGAAACCACCAAGCTCAAATGCCGCGACTCCTATACCGGATGTTCCACCTCTGCCAGCAAGCTCCGCAATCTCCCTTACACTCAGCTCAATTCCATTAACCAGACTGTACGCCTTTCCAACCGAAAGGGCAAGCTGGGTCCCGCTCCCCAGACCGATGTGAGAGGGGTAAGCTCTCTCAATTTCCACCTCAAGGCCATAACCGAATTTTTTCTGAAATTTCTCGAGAACAGCTTTGCCCCTTTCAGCAAATTCTGCTTCACCCTCAACCCGAACCTCATCGCCTTTCCTGGCTCTGATAACAAACCCGGGACTCTCCAGAGTCAGACCAACGCCACCATCGACCCTTCCAACGGCTCCGTTGAGGTCCACAAGCGTTATGTGGATCCTTGACGGGGCTTTAATCCTCATTCTTTCACCCTCAGCCGGATTTTCTTGAGGTAATACTGGGAACGGGTATCAACGATGTACGCATCCGGAGCTATTGTCGGCATGTGGTAACCAGTAAAAATCCTGAGTATCTCTCCAGCCTGGAGGGAACATGTGAGAGCATACGAAATCGGATCAAACTTAACCCTCGGCATCTCCACTTCCCAGAATTTCACCCCATCGGGCAGGAAGGTGGTAATCAGATTGGGTATGAAGGGTGATCCAAGCTCTTCGGCTATTCTGGCGGCAACATCAATGTGTTTGTGAGCCACAATCACGTCTATCCCCTTCAGCTGTCTTTTAAGCTCGTCGTAATCATCAGGATACGGATAGCTTATCACACAGGAGTCGCTGCTCATCGGGTGGACTGCATCATAGTCATTCGCCTCAAGGGGATGCACGGTGCAGTCAATCCTCGAATCGTTCGGAGTGATGAAGTCGCCGATGTACCTCACACAGCCCACTCCGCCCCTCCAGAGGAGCTCCATGAGCATTCTGCTCCCGATTACCGCTACGCTGAACTTCCTTAAGTAGTCAATCTTCTCCTCCTCCGCCATCCCGTGCCAGAAAATCTGCGGAAAGTTCATCATTTCTCCCTCATGGCCTTCATGACATCGTGTTTGGTAACTATCCCCACTATCTTGCCCTCTTCAACCACAAGGAGAGCGGGGTTATTTAAAAGCATTTTTGAGATGCTGTCCAGGGACTCATTAGGTGAGATCTCCGGCAGGGGTTCTTCCATCACATCCCTGACACGCATGTCTTCACAGCCATCGAGCCCCTTCATCATGATGACCCTGAGAATCGAGCTTTCAGTGATGCATCCGAGATTCGCCCCATCCTTCACTACCGGTAACTGAGAGATTCCCTTCTCCCGCATAACGTCGATTGTGTCCACAATCAGTTCATCAGGACTGGCGAAAATGATGTCGGTCGTCATAATCTTTTTCGCAGTTATGCCTCTGCCCTCAAGCTCCCCGAGGACCTCAAAAATTTTTTTCACGAGAGACAGTTTGGGATCGAGATCGCCGCTTTCAATCCTCGCTATGAGCGGCTGACTGACGCCCACAAGTTCTGCGAGCTTTTTCTGAGTGATGCCAAGCTTTTTCCGTCTTCGCTTGATCTCCTCAATTTCATAAAACATGAGTACAACTATGTACCGGGTCCATTTAAATTATTAACTATCGTAATTTGATTCCCTGAACATATCAAGACATGTTGGGCAGCAGAAGACGTAAACCCGGTTATGTCTCTTGTACATCAGGGGCCTCTCGAAAGCCTCCTTTCCACAGTAATCGCACCTGAAGCTCAGAGGTATTTTCGAAAGTTCATTACCTCTGCGCCTCTCAATGACCGGAAAAATCTGTTCGAACTCGTATTTTTCACAGAGCTTTGCAAGTTCATCGGCCTTCTCCACCAGCGCCCTCACAAGGTATTTCCTCTTGCCTATCCTGAAAATCTCCACAAAGTCCTTCTCATCAGGCACATCATTTAAAATTGCAAGAAATTCATTGCCCTTCCCCGCACTTATCTCGATCTCGATCGTGTACTTCCTGATTATTCCTTCCTGCTCAAGCTTCTCTATCCTGGATTTCACGGTCTGTCTTGTCATCCCAAGAGCCTTTCCAATATCGCTGTAGGATAGCCTTGAGTTCTCCCTGAGCAGTTCGAGTATTTTCAGGTCATATTCGTCAAGCCGCACACATAACACCATGTTTACAGATACTTAAATCTTACCTTACATGCTGTTAGAAGTGAACTATATTACCAGTTAAATCAATTAAGCAGTAGTAAAACCGGAGGTGGTTGAAATTAAGGTGAAACTTGAGCTTTCAGGACTGACCTGCCACGGATGTGTTATGACAGTCAGGAACGTTCTCACAAAGGAGGGCGCCAAAGTACTGTCCATAGACCTGAAGTCTGCTGAGATAGAAGTCGATGGTGATGTCGAGAAATACCTGAAGGCCATCGAAAAATTCGGGTATTCGGCAAAGGTCGTCGCAACGGAGTAAGCGGAGAAATCCAGATATAATTTTGAAACTTCAATTTAATATTTTAATTTAAAATTTGGATCAAAATGGAAACAACGGGAACTATTCTAAATACTTCTCAATTTTTGCTATAAGTTCTGTTTTTCTTATGGGTTTACCAACGACATCGAGGGCACCCACTTTCAGCATATCCTCACCTTTGGTTGACGCATAAGCTGTGATCGCAATGATTTTCGCATCAGGATCAAAAGCTTTTATTTCCCTGGTTGCAGT
It encodes:
- the pheA gene encoding prephenate dehydratase, which codes for MRILVFGHGGMGRIFRDFFEARGYYVRSYDVDESKADVPVEETGNFDVVFLCVPMDRIEEAVKTIVSISAPKLVVDISSVKKNTIDILEKYGLRYLSIHPMFGPGSDLGLSNIIVVRKSGVPEEKTILDEFRKSGAVITEMSVEEHDRRMAEIQGVAHFVLFLFALSLKNRFRDDFEIASPVFLVLHKLASRIINQNWEMYYLIQKNAEELRKAVVENAKILDETLSDRDRFRELVYSLRDSFRNFRDSTLILESYKATVDAQGIDELRGYIRALDSLILELIERRVNAGRKVAMEKIKLNEPIEISRVEDVKMREILKRTGLNPVRVSEIFEKIMELTKEGEYRVLGISRKVAVLGPMGSFSEEAALRLTGSRLPLIYKSSVDEIFRAVEREEVDCGIVPIENSTYGTVLNTLDALLKYNVQVFGEYEHDIRHNLAARRDLPLKEIKTIYSHPQAIAQCSEFINNYLPHAEIRYTRSTSEAVEMLDDSSAAIVSELAARLYRLHVIKRSIQTANNNRTRFYLIRKTGENGDGDITSLFFGVEDEPGALFRVLEVFYRHGINLRKLESRPAGTKLGDYVFFAEAERKLDDSILSELKEKTAFCRIAGIFRKIDKLDVFSEQRTSSGTEFQTAWQT
- the aroD gene encoding type I 3-dehydroquinate dehydratase, with amino-acid sequence MKGRFVVTVRNFAEASQALRVADIIEFRLDLFPSYPEYDRIQTEKENIVTIRRKEDGGQFDGEEEDRLELLRKYSRYASYVDLEHELDDEVFLKFEKNNIIESYHNFAETPDYDVLKDIVEGRRGDIIKIATMGRSKEDVIKIMKLLTEYDNVVAFLMGRKYSFTRILSLLMGSPLIYCSLYNAVAPGQYDIYTARKILKMI
- a CDS encoding 3-dehydroquinate synthase II, with product MKEVWLIDNGDSWEDVRDHVIDAIETGFTGVAVRRDFMEFARKLGNIEVEESTIEAISDADDQNRVAEMLEAGKRVFIEFENWKIIPLENLIAMRRKGKIIPVVETPDEAEVVLTTLERGADGFAIRPKSRELMREFAGIVERSEDLSLVEAEIFEIKKLGVGDRVCVDTITLMSPGEGMLVGNSAEFMFLVASESEESEYVASRPFRVNAGSVNAYIRVGSRTRYLAELRAGDEVEIVRFDGKTRKSFVGRVKIEKRPMILLRARFNGVSGSVILQNAETIKLVTPEGKHVSVAELKVGDRVLAYMGEKARHFGMAVEESIIEG
- a CDS encoding 2-amino-3,7-dideoxy-D-threo-hept-6-ulosonate synthase, which codes for MQGKKRRLKRIMKNGRAIIIPMDHGMTKPENGLEDVDRIIAMLDGIADAFILHKGMAKNSSMVEELESALIIHLSASTYLSPDPLDKRVITSVEKAIQLGADAVSVHVNIGCERDIEQIREASLISEKCDDYGMPLLVMAYPRGVGINEFGADEIKLAVRVANEIGADIVKTNYTGDAESFRDVLKFSKVPVVIAGGSKTDEASLLKTIEEAISAGAGGVAIGRNVFQSRNPRNLAMKISEIVHGVIYERGMVNR
- a CDS encoding metal-dependent hydrolase translates to MLKKTHLIASFTPVFIFTGNLEYALIASTFGVISDLDLVIGIKHRTVTHSLIFAILVALLSGIINPAYGILALYGILNHIILDMLTRSGVELYWPLKRRVRISGFSYNSVIPNYTIILACILALYYYSAEKIEVISGLSIFKEALKFPNININLFFRP
- the hisS gene encoding histidine--tRNA ligase — its product is MKIEKPRGTRDFLPQEMEKRRHIENLMRKVAESFGYREIQTPTFEHLELFTLKSGEGIVEEIYAFRDKGGRDLALRPELTAPVMRMFVNECSVMPRPLRFYYFGNCFRYERPQRGRYREFWQFGVELIGSDKPESDAEVIYLAYRILRGLGIDFRLHVGHVGLLRKVLEGLDNADSAMRLIDKKDFDGLKVLLDERGKSADLFETVVRLSGCSTVEEAKEVYPEFDYSHVEKVSEILTELGVEFSLDFGIARGLDYYTGIVFEVYAEGLGAQKQICGGGSYRLARLFGGEDVPSTGFAIGFDRVVEVCSAEIPKRPVAVVVSFGDFVRGQKVAELLRNMGIDAVVDVMGRNVRKQLSFANSINADYAVFAGEEFEKGTVRIKDLRTEEQIDVDIGELESFFENRET
- a CDS encoding RNA ligase partner protein, translating into MKQRFVLDTTAITDTGMRSKEGFENICVSANTILDLIAKARLKLEISCYVPYPSVYSELVSFMKRYGCEKEVFVKLDTWLIKKTPNRFEVKIPAEIFHEYITTVRQKINKAMRVAEEHIWESSAAGLKYERKDEVRDEVGDIISRFRDKFREVTRHGVLDSSPDLDVLLLAKELDAAVVSSDEGIKKWAEKMGLRFVEAKMFPRMLREYLRLVEGEFDENRKAEGDEGFFTSGDGEEETY
- a CDS encoding fibrillarin-like rRNA/tRNA 2'-O-methyltransferase encodes the protein MSSFQGSEIAHNVFMAEIEGRKRIFTKSAYPPHYGERKVGEYREWIPQRSKLGALYMKGYSIDFGENIRLLYLGAASGTTVSHLSDILDSGIIYAVEYSAKPFQKFLKLAMERKNIISILGDASQPEMYSGIVEKVDFIYQDIAQRNQVEIFRKNFEFFAEENAEGLIFVKARSIDSTKEPKEIYGEVIRKLEDGFEILKHASLEPYHRDHIFIHVRWRG
- a CDS encoding NOP5/NOP56 family protein, with protein sequence MKYNLWFGVYEDGKLRKSENLKKSFITARNPEPLPFSPADVGREVFGDDYYGILRKTAIEVCRDLVEKELRREDRYVIALVRTLDELNNSINLLREKLRDLKEIRESEVVEVFEQRIRELEKFRMEIEREIEDVMRKIAPNVSEIVGEKIGARLLEKAGSLERLAEFPASTIQVIGAEKSLFKALSRIRKGKKAKVPKHGVIFQHPFIRNLPKKKRGKMARFIANKIAIAARMDYFKGELDEKLSEEVRKKYEQLSRK
- a CDS encoding beta-ribofuranosylaminobenzene 5'-phosphate synthase, translating into MRIKAPSRIHITLVDLNGAVGRVDGGVGLTLESPGFVIRARKGDEVRVEGEAEFAERGKAVLEKFQKKFGYGLEVEIERAYPSHIGLGSGTQLALSVGKAYSLVNGIELSVREIAELAGRGGTSGIGVAAFELGGFIVDGGHAMKEKNSFLPSSFSRAKPAPVIARHDFPDWDVYLIIPDEKGFAGMREKHLFEKNTPVSLQDVRELAHIILMKLLPAVVEHDLDEFANAIHAIQYLGFKRAEVSQYGTLIFDLIEVLRDYGAAGMSSTGPTVYFVGDRDGIDAAKSYFKEKEIGVEIIKTKARNRGAEVEI
- a CDS encoding CBS domain-containing protein; the protein is MFYEIEEIKRRRKKLGITQKKLAELVGVSQPLIARIESGDLDPKLSLVKKIFEVLGELEGRGITAKKIMTTDIIFASPDELIVDTIDVMREKGISQLPVVKDGANLGCITESSILRVIMMKGLDGCEDMRVRDVMEEPLPEISPNESLDSISKMLLNNPALLVVEEGKIVGIVTKHDVMKAMREK
- a CDS encoding winged helix-turn-helix transcriptional regulator; protein product: MRLDEYDLKILELLRENSRLSYSDIGKALGMTRQTVKSRIEKLEQEGIIRKYTIEIEISAGKGNEFLAILNDVPDEKDFVEIFRIGKRKYLVRALVEKADELAKLCEKYEFEQIFPVIERRRGNELSKIPLSFRCDYCGKEAFERPLMYKRHNRVYVFCCPTCLDMFRESNYDS
- a CDS encoding cation transporter, encoding MVEIKVKLELSGLTCHGCVMTVRNVLTKEGAKVLSIDLKSAEIEVDGDVEKYLKAIEKFGYSAKVVATE